In Pseudobythopirellula maris, a single window of DNA contains:
- a CDS encoding ABC-F family ATP-binding cassette domain-containing protein, with product MPIVLSLQDAHKRYGPQILLDGASCALTDDQKVGLIGRNGAGKSTLCRILLGDEELDAGEVVRSKKLRLGYLRQHDPFHDGETVLDFLLRDSEQPDWRCGQVAWRFALGDDMLGRPVRELSGGWQTRVKLAALLLHDPNLLILDEPTNFLDLRTQVLLEHFLKDFKAGVLVVSHDREFLKDTCDNTLEMSRGELTMYPGDVDGFLANLDERREHDRRLNAATLAKRKQLETFINKNRANANTASQARNKAKQLDRLELVEVAGDEATVGFSFPQVEPRKGPALRTDNMTIGYPDRAVAEGVSVEVEHGSRVGVVGDNGQGKTTFLRTVCGSLDPKSGSMKWGFGCQVGVYAQHVYTTLREEHTVLDYLELQAVPGTKQQAIKKIAGSFLFSGAAAQKKIKVLSGGERARLVLAGLLLENHNVLVLDEPGNHLDVETIEALAAALKRYEGTVIFTSHDRYFMREVANTVIEVREGRVVSFPASYDDYVYRIEREVEEGLRSESSARPADDAPTGGKPSGKQSRDAQKRLKSAERKIAKLDDEKKEINEKLLTTTDPKKAQELHERVTAIAAEVETLEEEWLELSQEVGAW from the coding sequence ATGCCCATCGTTCTCTCGCTGCAAGACGCCCACAAGCGTTACGGCCCCCAGATCCTTCTCGACGGCGCCAGCTGCGCCCTCACGGACGACCAGAAGGTCGGTCTCATCGGCCGCAACGGCGCCGGCAAGTCGACCCTTTGCCGCATCCTGTTGGGCGACGAGGAACTCGACGCCGGCGAGGTGGTCCGCTCTAAAAAATTGCGGCTCGGCTACCTGCGGCAGCACGACCCGTTCCACGACGGCGAGACGGTGCTCGACTTCCTGCTCCGCGACAGCGAGCAGCCCGACTGGCGCTGCGGCCAGGTGGCGTGGCGGTTCGCCCTAGGCGACGACATGCTGGGGCGCCCGGTGCGCGAGCTCTCGGGCGGGTGGCAGACTCGCGTCAAACTCGCCGCACTGTTGCTGCACGACCCGAACCTGCTGATCCTCGACGAGCCGACGAACTTCCTCGACCTGCGCACCCAGGTCCTGCTGGAGCATTTTCTTAAGGACTTCAAGGCGGGCGTGCTCGTCGTGTCGCACGACCGCGAGTTCCTCAAGGACACCTGCGACAACACGCTGGAGATGTCGCGCGGCGAGCTCACCATGTACCCGGGCGACGTCGACGGCTTCCTGGCCAACCTCGACGAACGCCGCGAGCACGACCGCCGGCTGAACGCCGCCACGCTCGCCAAGCGCAAGCAGCTCGAGACGTTCATCAACAAGAACCGCGCGAACGCCAACACCGCCAGCCAGGCGCGCAACAAGGCGAAGCAGCTCGACCGCCTGGAGCTGGTCGAGGTCGCCGGCGACGAGGCGACGGTCGGCTTCTCGTTCCCCCAGGTCGAGCCGCGCAAGGGGCCTGCCTTGCGCACCGACAACATGACGATCGGCTACCCCGACCGCGCGGTGGCCGAGGGGGTGAGCGTCGAGGTCGAGCACGGCTCGCGCGTCGGCGTGGTGGGCGACAACGGCCAGGGCAAGACGACGTTCCTGCGCACCGTGTGCGGCTCGCTCGATCCCAAGAGCGGCTCGATGAAGTGGGGCTTCGGCTGCCAGGTCGGCGTGTACGCCCAGCACGTTTACACCACGCTGCGCGAAGAGCACACGGTGCTCGACTACCTCGAGCTGCAAGCCGTCCCCGGCACGAAGCAGCAGGCGATCAAGAAGATCGCCGGCAGCTTCTTGTTCTCGGGCGCCGCGGCCCAGAAGAAGATCAAGGTCCTCAGCGGCGGCGAGCGGGCCCGGCTCGTGCTGGCCGGCCTGCTGCTGGAGAACCACAACGTGCTGGTGCTCGACGAGCCGGGCAACCACCTCGACGTCGAGACGATCGAGGCCCTGGCCGCGGCTCTCAAGCGTTACGAGGGGACCGTGATCTTCACGTCGCACGACCGCTACTTCATGCGCGAGGTGGCCAACACGGTCATCGAGGTGCGCGAGGGCCGCGTGGTCTCGTTCCCGGCGAGCTACGACGACTACGTCTACCGCATCGAACGCGAGGTCGAGGAGGGACTCCGCAGCGAGTCGTCCGCCCGCCCCGCCGATGACGCCCCGACGGGCGGCAAGCCGTCCGGCAAGCAGTCGCGCGACGCCCAGAAGCGGCTCAAGAGCGCCGAGCGCAAGATCGCCAAGCTCGACGACGAGAAGAAAGAGATCAACGAAAAACTCCTCACGACGACCGACCCCAAGAAGGCCCAGGAGCTGCACGAACGCGTCACGGCGATCGCCGCCGAGGTCGAGACCCTCGAAGAGGAGTGGCTCGAGCTCTCGCAAGAGGTGGGGGCTTGGTGA